A genomic segment from Sulfitobacter mediterraneus encodes:
- a CDS encoding GNAT family N-acetyltransferase has product MFDLQPADRFSAAQLLTAMNDAFSDYPVPLQQDLPGFEAFLRQRGVDLTSAVVATQGDEIAALWLTAIRGQAAYLASSGTRPPFRKQGLARAMAARSFDVLKARGVCRFQLEVLQNNPAAIALYQGIGLQTQRDLNSYSLTAPSSSAETAFEIRFCPLSDISATAPTFWQWRPSWQNDSPALEAAGDNLQCLAAWDGDQLAGYLALYQDRASVAQLAVRPALRRRGLGRALLTAAGRRLQVAELLVINADASDAGFAAFMRACEARPLVQQFEMAMPL; this is encoded by the coding sequence ATGTTTGATCTCCAACCCGCGGATCGCTTTTCCGCCGCGCAGCTTCTGACAGCAATGAACGACGCCTTTTCCGATTATCCGGTTCCTCTGCAACAGGATTTGCCGGGGTTCGAGGCTTTCTTGCGTCAACGCGGCGTTGATCTGACCAGCGCGGTTGTCGCAACACAGGGAGACGAAATCGCCGCGCTTTGGCTCACTGCCATCAGGGGGCAAGCGGCCTATCTGGCGAGCAGCGGCACCCGCCCGCCCTTTCGTAAGCAGGGCTTGGCACGGGCGATGGCGGCCCGTTCGTTCGACGTCCTGAAGGCGCGTGGCGTTTGTAGGTTTCAGCTGGAGGTCTTGCAGAACAACCCAGCGGCAATTGCGCTTTATCAGGGCATTGGCCTGCAGACCCAGCGCGATCTGAACAGTTATTCACTGACCGCGCCCTCCTCAAGCGCGGAGACCGCATTCGAAATCAGGTTTTGCCCCTTGTCAGACATTTCCGCCACGGCCCCGACCTTTTGGCAATGGCGGCCCTCTTGGCAGAATGATAGTCCCGCGCTTGAGGCGGCAGGCGACAATCTGCAGTGCCTCGCGGCCTGGGACGGGGATCAGCTTGCCGGGTATCTGGCGCTTTATCAGGATCGGGCGAGCGTTGCCCAACTTGCCGTGCGGCCCGCGCTGCGCCGCCGGGGTCTTGGGCGGGCGCTCTTGACGGCTGCGGGCCGGCGGCTCCAAGTGGCGGAGTTGCTGGTGATCAATGCAGATGCGAGCGATGCGGGCTTTGCCGCGTTCATGCGGGCCTGTGAGGCTCGCCCGCTTGTGCAACAGTTTGAAATGGCGATGCCGCTATGA
- a CDS encoding M48 family metallopeptidase: MTDPILPGDPPIVLLMRRSARAKRISLRISQLDGRVTLTMPAKLAEAEAMAFARSKEPWIRKHLEARGEDVPVALGAALPVGGQMLRIVPGQGRGVQIGQDSIAVPGAPDRVAVRLGAYLKEVARDRLAGACDDYAALLGKSYGRITMRDTRSRWGSCTSDGALMFSWRLIMAPPEVLDYVAAHEVAHLAEMNHSAAFWAGVERIYGDYKAPRRWLRQHGSDLHRYRFGEDR; this comes from the coding sequence ATGACCGACCCAATTCTGCCCGGCGATCCGCCAATTGTGCTGCTGATGCGGCGTTCTGCGCGGGCAAAACGGATCTCTTTGCGGATTTCCCAGTTGGACGGACGAGTGACATTGACCATGCCCGCCAAGCTGGCAGAAGCCGAGGCGATGGCCTTTGCCCGCAGCAAGGAGCCATGGATTCGCAAACATCTTGAGGCACGCGGCGAGGACGTGCCGGTTGCACTGGGCGCGGCGCTGCCAGTGGGCGGGCAGATGTTGCGAATCGTGCCGGGGCAGGGGCGCGGCGTGCAGATCGGGCAGGACAGTATCGCCGTGCCCGGGGCCCCGGATCGGGTGGCCGTGCGGCTTGGTGCTTATCTCAAGGAAGTGGCGCGTGATCGCCTGGCGGGTGCTTGCGATGACTATGCCGCATTGCTTGGCAAAAGCTATGGCCGGATCACGATGCGCGACACCCGGTCCCGTTGGGGCAGCTGTACAAGTGACGGTGCGTTGATGTTTTCCTGGCGGTTGATTATGGCACCGCCCGAAGTGCTGGATTATGTCGCCGCACATGAGGTCGCGCATCTGGCCGAGATGAACCATTCCGCCGCCTTCTGGGCCGGAGTTGAACGGATTTACGGTGACTACAAAGCGCCGCGCAGGTGGTTGCGCCAACACGGCAGTGATTTACATCGTTATCGGTTTGGGGAGGACCGCTGA
- the dgcN gene encoding N-acetyltransferase DgcN, whose amino-acid sequence MIETPYLLFLGDAPDQLAAKVAQGIKDWRPENAVGQFRMDGCKADVGLKDLTLAEAKAAGAKTLVIGVANRGGVISQAWKEVLIEALGMGFDLASGLHNMLHDEGDLVAASQVNGCTLHDVRVPNVQYPIANGVKRSGKRVLAVGTDCSVGKMYTALALDEALQERGVNSTFRATGQTGILITGSGVPLDAVIADFMAGAVEYLTPDNDEDHWDIIEGQGSLFHVSYSGVTMALIHGGQPDALIICHEPTRKHMRGLPEYQLPTMQAVSDMALTLAKVANPACKVVGISVNTQHMSEDEASAYLAKVEEEMGLPAVDPFRHGAARLAEALEAL is encoded by the coding sequence ATGATCGAAACACCATATCTTCTTTTCCTCGGCGATGCACCGGACCAACTTGCCGCGAAAGTGGCGCAGGGCATCAAGGACTGGCGGCCGGAAAATGCCGTGGGCCAGTTCCGCATGGATGGCTGCAAGGCGGATGTCGGTCTGAAAGACCTGACATTGGCAGAAGCCAAGGCGGCCGGCGCCAAAACGCTGGTGATCGGTGTGGCCAACCGGGGCGGCGTGATCTCTCAGGCCTGGAAAGAGGTGCTGATCGAGGCGCTGGGCATGGGTTTTGATCTGGCTTCCGGCCTGCACAACATGCTGCATGACGAGGGCGATCTTGTCGCCGCTTCTCAGGTGAACGGCTGCACACTGCACGATGTGCGGGTGCCGAACGTTCAATATCCGATTGCCAATGGGGTCAAGCGCAGCGGCAAACGGGTGCTGGCGGTTGGCACCGATTGTTCGGTCGGAAAGATGTACACGGCGCTCGCGCTGGACGAAGCGTTGCAGGAACGCGGTGTGAACAGCACCTTCCGCGCCACCGGCCAGACCGGCATTCTGATCACCGGATCAGGTGTGCCGCTGGATGCTGTGATTGCCGATTTTATGGCCGGTGCAGTGGAATATCTGACCCCTGACAATGATGAGGACCATTGGGATATCATTGAAGGGCAGGGCAGCCTGTTCCACGTTAGTTATTCGGGCGTCACGATGGCGCTGATCCATGGCGGCCAACCGGACGCTTTGATCATTTGCCACGAACCCACACGCAAACACATGCGCGGCCTTCCGGAATACCAGCTGCCGACCATGCAAGCGGTGTCGGATATGGCGTTGACCTTGGCCAAAGTGGCCAATCCGGCCTGTAAGGTCGTGGGCATTTCCGTCAATACCCAACATATGTCGGAAGACGAGGCCAGCGCCTATCTTGCGAAAGTGGAGGAGGAGATGGGCCTGCCTGCGGTGGATCCGTTCCGCCACGGGGCGGCACGTCTGGCCGAAGCGCTGGAGGCATTGTAA
- a CDS encoding LysE family translocator codes for MNLDVIPALALFAFVSSATPGPNNLMLMASGANYGFLRTIPHMLGISGGFMVLMLLTGMGLVQIFDLYPVSYTLLKIASVAYMVYLAWKIANAAPIEKRSAEGRPMTFLQAAAFQWVNPKAWAMALTAITVYVADQGALMLLAAALCFSTVNLPSVGVWTILGQQMARFLTNPGRLRAFNWTMAALLIASLYPVLGLGG; via the coding sequence ATGAATCTTGATGTCATTCCCGCGCTTGCGCTTTTCGCCTTTGTCAGCTCCGCCACACCGGGGCCGAATAACCTGATGTTGATGGCCTCCGGTGCAAACTACGGGTTCTTGCGGACCATTCCGCATATGCTTGGGATTTCTGGTGGTTTCATGGTGTTGATGCTGTTGACCGGTATGGGGCTGGTGCAAATCTTTGACCTCTACCCGGTTAGCTACACCCTGCTGAAGATCGCCAGCGTCGCCTATATGGTTTATCTGGCGTGGAAGATTGCCAATGCCGCCCCGATCGAGAAACGATCCGCAGAAGGCCGCCCGATGACATTTCTGCAGGCGGCAGCCTTTCAATGGGTGAACCCGAAAGCCTGGGCCATGGCGCTGACCGCGATCACCGTCTATGTGGCGGATCAGGGGGCGTTGATGCTGCTGGCGGCGGCGCTGTGTTTTTCCACCGTCAACCTGCCATCAGTCGGGGTCTGGACCATTCTGGGCCAGCAGATGGCGCGGTTTCTAACCAATCCGGGGCGGCTCAGGGCATTTAACTGGACCATGGCGGCCTTGCTCATTGCCTCGCTTTATCCTGTTCTGGGCCTTGGTGGGTGA
- a CDS encoding PhzF family phenazine biosynthesis protein: protein MPRTQDDYNFVHCDVFASQPYAGNSLAVFTDCAGLSAQQMLRMTQEMRHFESIFLSQDQDRITARVFDLLEELPFAGHPLIGAACTLHRASGDTAPQTWAITLNGGRMVTIRTALENGIYTGTLDQGAPDFIAVLPMGAKPGFADAFHLAETQMADLPLEVISTGLKYLVIPVSGGLDQARITVDDLDQQLAAVGAEFAYLFDVDTFEGRHWNNDGVIEDVATGSAAGVVGAYALKHGLINAGDPVTLRQGHFMGRPSQLQVTAYGTPDSITNISVAGHVAFVGEGKVCAP, encoded by the coding sequence ATGCCACGGACGCAGGATGACTACAACTTTGTGCATTGCGACGTCTTTGCCAGCCAACCCTATGCAGGCAACAGCCTTGCGGTTTTTACCGATTGCGCCGGGCTCAGCGCCCAGCAGATGCTGCGCATGACACAGGAAATGCGCCATTTCGAATCCATATTTCTCAGTCAGGATCAAGATCGCATCACGGCACGCGTCTTTGATCTGTTGGAAGAACTGCCGTTCGCCGGACATCCGTTGATTGGCGCGGCCTGCACATTGCATCGCGCCTCGGGCGACACTGCACCGCAAACATGGGCCATTACGCTAAACGGTGGTCGAATGGTTACGATCCGCACCGCGTTGGAGAATGGCATATACACCGGCACCCTCGATCAAGGTGCCCCGGATTTCATCGCCGTTCTGCCCATGGGCGCAAAGCCCGGCTTTGCGGATGCGTTTCATCTCGCCGAGACGCAGATGGCCGATCTGCCATTGGAGGTGATCTCGACAGGGCTGAAGTATCTGGTGATCCCGGTAAGCGGCGGCTTGGATCAGGCGCGGATCACCGTGGATGATCTTGATCAGCAATTGGCCGCAGTTGGCGCAGAATTTGCCTATCTCTTCGACGTGGACACCTTTGAAGGGCGGCATTGGAACAACGATGGTGTGATCGAGGACGTCGCCACAGGAAGCGCGGCGGGAGTGGTCGGGGCTTATGCATTAAAACACGGGCTGATCAATGCGGGCGACCCCGTCACTCTCAGGCAAGGGCACTTCATGGGCCGCCCGAGCCAGTTACAGGTGACGGCCTATGGCACCCCTGATAGCATCACAAATATCTCCGTTGCAGGGCATGTTGCCTTTGTGGGTGAAGGAAAGGTCTGCGCTCCATGA
- a CDS encoding ornithine cyclodeaminase family protein, producing the protein MIPMFQPDDIAPHLDIAALLPAAKDAFRAISDGSAQAPVYVLHPNDMADIHVKSACLPDCPIFTVKMAGWSQVLIDRGEPASSGLIVVFDSITCKPIAILQDNHLISDYRTAAAGAVVAELLVPVDAANALVVGTGMQARLQVEALLLSRRVPQIAVWGRDPQKSEQLRDDLAKTHSETEFSLVGDLAEAVPLADVILTATAAKDPVIDANWLRPGQHITSVGSDDATKCEIDPQVMAKAAIFVDACTSGESFGSPHRAIAQGIITADDLTEIGTCLTHGTVRDPKGITLACLSGLGIQDLTAVRHLWQKIQAAAQLDLTGKAVT; encoded by the coding sequence ATGATCCCCATGTTCCAACCAGATGATATCGCCCCGCATCTGGACATCGCTGCCCTTCTGCCCGCCGCAAAAGACGCCTTTCGCGCCATTTCAGATGGCAGTGCACAGGCGCCCGTCTATGTGTTGCATCCCAATGACATGGCAGACATTCACGTCAAATCCGCCTGCCTGCCCGATTGCCCGATCTTTACGGTGAAAATGGCGGGTTGGTCACAGGTGCTGATCGATCGCGGGGAACCGGCCTCCAGCGGATTGATCGTGGTGTTTGACAGCATCACCTGCAAACCGATTGCGATCCTGCAGGACAATCACCTGATTTCGGACTATCGCACTGCCGCAGCTGGCGCAGTTGTCGCCGAATTGTTGGTCCCGGTCGATGCCGCCAATGCATTGGTTGTCGGCACTGGAATGCAGGCGCGTTTGCAGGTTGAAGCATTGCTGTTATCGCGCCGCGTGCCGCAAATTGCCGTCTGGGGGCGCGATCCACAAAAGTCCGAGCAACTGCGCGATGATCTGGCCAAGACCCACTCTGAAACAGAATTCTCACTCGTAGGCGATCTTGCAGAGGCCGTGCCGCTTGCCGATGTCATCCTCACCGCCACCGCCGCCAAAGATCCGGTGATCGACGCAAATTGGCTTCGGCCCGGCCAACACATCACCTCCGTCGGCTCTGATGATGCAACAAAATGCGAGATCGATCCGCAGGTGATGGCAAAGGCGGCTATCTTTGTAGATGCCTGCACCTCGGGGGAATCGTTTGGATCACCCCATCGGGCGATCGCGCAAGGGATTATCACGGCAGATGACCTGACCGAGATTGGCACCTGTTTGACCCATGGTACAGTGCGCGACCCCAAGGGCATCACCCTCGCGTGCCTGAGCGGTCTGGGCATTCAGGATCTCACCGCCGTGCGCCACCTTTGGCAAAAGATCCAAGCCGCCGCGCAACTGGACCTCACCGGCAAAGCCGTTACATAG
- a CDS encoding ArsR/SmtB family transcription factor: protein MNDYTLAEIVSIAGPLKALANENRLLILHWLADPERFFPPQVDGDLVQDGVCVGFITEKIGLKQPTVTNHMKILQDAGFVRSKRIKNWVFYQLIQGKVASCLEDVSQLAKT, encoded by the coding sequence ATGAATGACTATACGCTTGCCGAAATTGTGTCAATCGCTGGCCCACTGAAGGCTTTGGCGAACGAGAACCGATTGCTGATCCTGCATTGGTTGGCTGATCCGGAGCGGTTCTTTCCGCCGCAAGTGGATGGCGATTTGGTGCAGGACGGCGTTTGTGTCGGTTTCATCACCGAGAAGATTGGCCTGAAACAGCCGACTGTGACCAATCATATGAAGATTTTGCAGGATGCCGGCTTTGTGCGCAGCAAACGGATCAAGAACTGGGTTTTTTACCAATTGATCCAAGGGAAGGTTGCAAGCTGTCTTGAGGATGTCAGTCAGCTTGCCAAGACATGA
- a CDS encoding GntR family transcriptional regulator: MTLTARPSDATSPAHDRVYRGLRSRIMHGDLPPGHPLTLRGIGKEYEVSMTPAREAVRRLVAEGALTMSTSGRISTPELSNERIEELAALRALIEVELASRALPRAHMALIDRMQTINNAISEAVAHRDAVSYIRTNLEFHRTLYLRAQAPAMLAMAETVWLQMGPTMRALYGRLRRTDPPQFHRLIIAALKAGDEPGLRLAVRSDVTQGLRMLAS, from the coding sequence ATGACCCTGACCGCCCGTCCATCCGATGCAACCTCGCCCGCTCATGACCGCGTGTATCGCGGGTTGCGCAGCCGGATCATGCACGGAGATTTGCCCCCCGGTCACCCGCTGACCCTGAGGGGGATTGGCAAGGAATACGAGGTGTCGATGACGCCCGCCCGTGAGGCCGTGCGCAGGCTGGTCGCAGAAGGCGCTTTGACGATGTCCACCTCTGGCCGGATCAGCACACCGGAGCTGTCCAATGAGCGGATCGAAGAGCTGGCCGCGCTGCGCGCCTTGATAGAGGTCGAACTGGCCAGCCGGGCATTGCCGCGTGCGCATATGGCGCTGATTGACCGGATGCAGACCATCAATAACGCCATATCTGAGGCCGTCGCCCACCGCGACGCGGTCAGCTACATCCGCACCAATCTGGAATTCCACCGCACGCTTTATCTGCGGGCACAGGCACCGGCGATGCTGGCGATGGCCGAGACCGTCTGGCTCCAGATGGGGCCAACAATGCGGGCGCTTTACGGCCGCCTGCGCCGCACCGATCCACCGCAATTCCACCGGTTGATCATTGCTGCGCTCAAGGCGGGGGATGAACCGGGCTTGCGCCTTGCCGTGCGATCCGATGTGACCCAGGGCTTGCGGATGCTGGCCAGTTAA
- a CDS encoding GFA family protein — translation MLKGSCYCGAIEFALDAPPTTMGTCHCSRCRKAGASAIVFVKKNDLRWIKGKDNVQAFVPEAPYKYPRCFCKTCGTSLGEILSEEDSFPISANAFDDELPIKNGFHEHVNEKPSWYEICDPSEPPAKG, via the coding sequence ATGCTGAAGGGAAGTTGTTATTGCGGGGCCATCGAGTTTGCTTTGGACGCGCCGCCGACGACGATGGGCACCTGCCATTGTTCGCGCTGCCGCAAGGCCGGGGCCAGTGCGATTGTCTTTGTGAAAAAGAACGATTTGCGTTGGATCAAAGGCAAAGACAACGTGCAGGCCTTTGTCCCTGAGGCGCCTTACAAATACCCCAGATGCTTTTGCAAAACCTGTGGCACCTCTCTCGGCGAAATTCTGTCAGAGGAGGACAGCTTTCCCATCTCGGCCAATGCCTTTGACGATGAATTGCCGATCAAGAACGGCTTTCATGAACATGTGAACGAGAAGCCGTCTTGGTATGAAATTTGCGACCCCTCGGAACCGCCGGCAAAGGGCTAA
- a CDS encoding GNAT family N-acetyltransferase codes for MSSITIRPVAAPDLPAVLEMIKGLAAHHDDTAAVTLASLERDVMGAAPWLTVLVAEQGKVLLGYTALCPMAQLQFGVRGMDLHHLFVSPQARGLGLSKQLIDASIAAAKDQGCRYMTVGTHPDNVTAQGIYLAAGFEPLDGIGPRFRIKFD; via the coding sequence ATGTCATCCATCACTATCAGACCCGTGGCCGCGCCCGATCTTCCGGCTGTCCTTGAGATGATCAAGGGGCTCGCGGCGCATCACGATGATACCGCCGCCGTGACTCTCGCCAGCCTTGAACGTGATGTGATGGGCGCCGCACCTTGGCTGACGGTGTTGGTGGCCGAGCAAGGCAAGGTGCTGCTGGGATATACCGCTTTATGCCCAATGGCGCAGCTGCAATTCGGTGTGCGGGGCATGGACCTGCACCATCTGTTTGTCAGCCCGCAAGCACGCGGTCTTGGGCTGAGCAAGCAACTGATTGATGCCAGTATTGCCGCAGCGAAGGACCAAGGATGCCGCTATATGACCGTTGGCACCCATCCAGATAACGTCACCGCGCAGGGCATCTATCTGGCCGCCGGATTTGAGCCGCTTGACGGGATCGGACCACGCTTTCGGATCAAATTTGACTAG
- a CDS encoding TIGR02300 family protein: MPKEEWGTKRLCPTTGKRFYDLNKSPIVSPYTGEVLEVDASKSRMIAADAEDAVTAKAKEAEVDEDVILDDDDVDVDLDDDILDDDDDDSDTVPLDDIADVASDDDDS; encoded by the coding sequence ATGCCCAAAGAAGAATGGGGAACGAAGCGCCTGTGCCCCACAACGGGCAAGCGCTTCTATGACCTGAACAAGAGCCCGATCGTTAGCCCCTACACCGGCGAAGTACTGGAAGTAGACGCATCCAAATCCCGGATGATTGCGGCCGACGCCGAAGATGCCGTCACAGCCAAGGCCAAGGAAGCCGAAGTCGACGAGGATGTAATCCTCGATGACGACGACGTCGATGTAGATCTGGATGACGATATTCTGGACGACGATGACGACGATAGCGACACTGTTCCGCTGGACGATATTGCGGACGTGGCATCGGACGACGACGATTCCTAA
- a CDS encoding acetyl-CoA carboxylase carboxyltransferase subunit alpha, whose translation MTQYLDFEKPLAEIEGKAEELRALARANEEMDITEEAKALDAKAAALLEELYSDLTPWRKCQVARHPERPHCKDYIEALFTEFTPLAGDRNFADDLAVMGGLARFNDQPVMVIGHEKGNDTKSRIERNFGMARPEGYRKAVRLLELAGRFGLPVVTLVDTPGAYPGKGAEERGQSEAIARSTEKCLQIGVPLVSVIIGEGGSGGAVAFATANRVAMLEHSVYSVITPEGCASILWKDSEKMREAAEAMRLTAKDLKKLGVTDRIIPEPKGGAHRDAKKTIEAVRGAIAEMLKELEGKDGKALIADRRRKYLDIGGKGLAA comes from the coding sequence ATGACCCAATATCTGGATTTCGAAAAACCCTTGGCCGAGATTGAAGGCAAGGCGGAAGAACTGCGCGCATTGGCGCGGGCGAATGAAGAGATGGATATCACCGAAGAGGCCAAGGCGCTTGATGCAAAGGCCGCTGCTCTGCTGGAGGAACTCTACAGCGACCTGACCCCTTGGCGGAAATGCCAGGTGGCGCGGCACCCCGAGCGGCCCCATTGCAAAGACTACATAGAGGCGCTGTTCACAGAGTTCACGCCGTTGGCGGGAGACCGCAATTTTGCCGATGACCTGGCGGTGATGGGCGGGTTGGCGCGTTTCAACGATCAGCCGGTGATGGTGATTGGTCACGAAAAGGGCAATGATACCAAGTCCCGGATTGAACGGAACTTCGGCATGGCCCGCCCCGAGGGCTATCGCAAAGCGGTGCGGCTCCTGGAGCTTGCGGGCCGCTTTGGCCTGCCTGTGGTGACACTGGTCGATACCCCCGGCGCCTATCCCGGCAAGGGTGCAGAGGAACGTGGGCAGTCAGAGGCGATTGCGCGCTCCACAGAGAAATGCCTGCAGATCGGCGTGCCACTGGTCAGCGTGATCATCGGCGAAGGCGGTTCTGGCGGCGCGGTGGCCTTTGCCACGGCAAACCGTGTCGCGATGTTGGAGCATTCGGTGTATTCCGTCATCACTCCCGAAGGTTGCGCCTCGATCCTGTGGAAAGACAGCGAGAAAATGCGCGAAGCGGCAGAGGCAATGCGGCTGACGGCCAAGGATCTCAAGAAGCTGGGCGTGACAGACCGGATCATTCCCGAACCCAAGGGCGGTGCCCATCGGGATGCCAAGAAGACCATCGAGGCCGTGCGCGGCGCCATCGCCGAAATGCTCAAAGAGCTAGAGGGCAAGGATGGCAAGGCGTTGATCGCGGACCGGCGGCGCAAGTATCTTGATATTGGCGGCAAGGGGCTGGCGGCTTGA
- a CDS encoding Lrp/AsnC family transcriptional regulator: MAVLDRISEQILQELSRNGRISNIELADKVGLSPSACLRRVQDLEKRGVITGYRAVLDRAALGAGFVAYVGVGLKDHSKASQEAFERAISHAPEVRECHNITGTIEYLLRVECADLKAYKSFHTDMLGALPQVNGITSYVVMGSPKDERA; the protein is encoded by the coding sequence ATGGCGGTTCTTGACCGGATTTCCGAGCAGATATTGCAAGAGCTATCTCGCAATGGGCGGATCAGCAATATCGAACTGGCTGACAAGGTGGGCCTGTCGCCCTCTGCCTGCCTGCGCCGGGTGCAGGATCTGGAAAAGCGCGGAGTGATCACCGGCTACCGTGCGGTGCTGGACCGGGCGGCGCTGGGGGCGGGGTTTGTGGCCTATGTGGGCGTCGGCCTCAAAGATCATTCCAAAGCGAGCCAAGAGGCCTTTGAGCGTGCGATTTCGCATGCCCCAGAAGTACGTGAATGCCACAATATCACCGGCACAATTGAATACCTGCTGCGCGTAGAATGCGCGGACCTCAAAGCTTACAAGAGCTTTCACACCGACATGCTGGGCGCTTTGCCGCAAGTGAATGGTATCACATCTTACGTTGTGATGGGCTCCCCCAAAGACGAACGCGCCTGA
- a CDS encoding HpcH/HpaI aldolase/citrate lyase family protein, with amino-acid sequence MSFRLQPAAPARPNRCQLFGPGSRPAIFEKMASSAADVINLDLEDSVAPSDKESARANVIAAIGDLDWGTKTLSVRINGLDTPYWYRDVVDLMEQAGERLDQIMIPKVGCAADIYAVDALVTAIEAAKGRSKRISFEVIIESAAGLAHVEEIAASSPRLQAMSLGAADFAASMGMQTTGIGGTQENYYMLRDGEKHWSDPWHWAQAAIVAACRTHGVLPVDGPFGDFSDDEGFRAQARRSATLGMVGKWAIHPKQIGIANEVFTPSEEAVAEAREILAAMEQAKANGEGATVYKGRLVDIASIKQAEVIVRQSEMIAG; translated from the coding sequence ATGTCTTTCCGCCTGCAACCTGCCGCCCCGGCCCGCCCGAACCGCTGCCAGCTTTTTGGCCCCGGATCCCGCCCGGCAATCTTTGAAAAAATGGCCAGTTCTGCTGCGGATGTCATCAACCTTGATCTTGAGGACAGTGTGGCACCTTCGGACAAAGAAAGCGCTCGCGCCAACGTGATTGCCGCCATCGGCGATCTCGACTGGGGCACCAAGACTCTTTCGGTGCGGATTAATGGCTTGGACACGCCATATTGGTATCGCGACGTTGTGGACCTGATGGAACAGGCTGGCGAACGGCTTGACCAGATTATGATCCCCAAAGTTGGCTGCGCGGCGGATATCTATGCGGTCGACGCATTGGTGACCGCGATCGAAGCGGCCAAAGGGCGCAGCAAACGGATCTCTTTTGAGGTGATCATCGAATCGGCCGCGGGCCTGGCCCATGTCGAAGAGATCGCGGCCAGCTCACCGCGCTTGCAGGCGATGAGCCTTGGCGCCGCCGATTTTGCTGCCTCGATGGGCATGCAGACGACCGGCATCGGCGGCACGCAGGAAAACTATTACATGCTGCGCGACGGTGAAAAGCACTGGTCTGATCCATGGCATTGGGCACAGGCCGCGATTGTAGCCGCATGCCGGACCCATGGCGTGTTACCTGTAGACGGCCCGTTTGGCGATTTCTCCGATGACGAAGGCTTCCGCGCGCAGGCCCGCCGTTCAGCGACCTTGGGCATGGTTGGCAAATGGGCCATTCACCCAAAGCAGATCGGCATCGCCAACGAAGTGTTTACGCCATCCGAAGAAGCAGTGGCGGAAGCGCGGGAAATTCTGGCTGCGATGGAACAGGCCAAGGCAAACGGCGAGGGCGCGACGGTTTACAAAGGCCGGTTGGTCGACATCGCCAGCATCAAACAGGCCGAAGTTATCGTGCGTCAGTCCGAAATGATTGCAGGCTGA